A genomic window from Silene latifolia isolate original U9 population chromosome Y, ASM4854445v1, whole genome shotgun sequence includes:
- the LOC141631582 gene encoding uncharacterized protein LOC141631582: MVVEHRAYWVVKSFNLQMSEAGLHRKLQLQELEEIRNNAYENDSIYKARTRAWQDNMISRRVFQVGEKVVLFQNRLRLFSGKLRFRWMGPYEVVRGFSYGAIEIKCLKSGKFLKVNGQRLKHYHEGIEVGEVETLHLVDPIYSN; encoded by the coding sequence ATGGTGGTTGAGCATAGAGCTTATTGGGTGGTCAAATCATTCAATTTGCAAATGAGTGAAGCGGGGCTTCATAGGAAACTTCAACTCCAAGAATTAGAAGAAATTCGGAATAATGCTTATGAAAATGATTCCATTTACAAGGCAAGAACAAGAGCATGGCAGGATAACATGATTTCAAGAAGAGTGTTTCAAGTGGGAGAGAAAGTCGTACTTTTTCAAAATAGACTTAGACTTTTCTCCGGGAAATTGAGGTTTAGATGGATGGGACCATATGAGGTGGTTCGTGGTTTTTCATATGGAGCAATTGAGATCAAATGCTTAAAGTCCGGAAAATTTTTAAAAGTGAACGGTCAAAGGCTTAAGCACTATCATGAAGGAATTGAAGTGGGTGAGGTGGAAACACTCCACCTTGTTGATCCAATTTATTCAAATTAA